In a genomic window of Dissulfuribacter thermophilus:
- a CDS encoding CDP-archaeol synthase — MEWWPLIRKDLLVLLLLSIANSAPILARLILKDRFSLPLDLGVKWIDGRPILGSHKTIRGVISSIVCTALFSRLIGFSLVTGALLSVISMFSDLLSSFIKRRCGLKSGAKATGLDQIPEALVPLIVLKDRLSLTYYDIVAIVTLFFYWKFYFLRYCMC, encoded by the coding sequence TTGGAATGGTGGCCACTGATTAGAAAGGATCTTCTCGTATTACTCCTTCTTAGCATTGCAAATAGTGCCCCTATCCTTGCTCGTTTAATTTTAAAAGACAGATTTTCTTTACCCTTGGACCTTGGAGTCAAATGGATTGATGGTAGACCAATTTTGGGGTCTCATAAGACAATAAGAGGAGTTATTTCCAGTATAGTTTGTACTGCCCTCTTTTCTCGCTTAATTGGTTTTTCTCTTGTTACTGGAGCCCTACTATCGGTAATTTCTATGTTTTCAGACCTTTTATCTTCTTTTATAAAGAGGAGATGTGGGTTGAAGAGTGGAGCCAAGGCCACAGGCCTCGACCAGATTCCAGAGGCACTTGTCCCTCTAATAGTCTTGAAGGATAGGCTTTCATTGACCTATTACGACATTGTTGCAATAGTAACTCTATTTTTTTATTGGAAGTTTTACTTTCTCCGTTATTGTATGTGCTAA
- a CDS encoding PHP-associated domain-containing protein, which translates to MNLALKADIHIHTREDPEDLIYYSSFELIDMAAQEGFKVLSITNHNTLTYSEYLKDYARERGITLIPGIELTIKGRHVLVYNVDPQKIRRDSLESLEELKDTNTLIVAPHPFFPGTCALRGYFLKYIHIFDAVEVSHFYSKTVDFNRPAARLAKKAGLPLVGTSDAHQRLQFGHTYSNIYCEEDPVSVIEAIKKGKVDVVSKPLSIPTMAKIGLRMFWRNNVILKLRKNANAKKLLANE; encoded by the coding sequence ATGAATCTAGCGCTCAAGGCAGACATACATATTCATACGCGTGAGGATCCTGAAGACCTTATCTATTATTCGTCCTTTGAGCTTATTGATATGGCGGCCCAAGAGGGGTTTAAGGTCCTGTCTATTACTAATCATAACACCTTAACCTATTCTGAATATCTAAAGGACTATGCTCGTGAACGAGGGATAACCCTTATCCCTGGAATAGAGCTTACAATTAAAGGCAGGCATGTACTCGTTTACAATGTTGATCCCCAAAAGATAAGGCGCGATTCATTAGAGTCTTTGGAAGAGCTAAAGGATACCAATACACTTATTGTGGCCCCACACCCTTTTTTCCCAGGGACCTGCGCATTGAGGGGGTATTTCCTAAAGTATATTCACATATTTGATGCTGTTGAAGTATCACATTTTTATTCAAAGACAGTGGATTTTAACAGACCCGCTGCAAGATTGGCAAAAAAAGCCGGGCTACCCCTAGTAGGAACATCTGATGCACATCAAAGACTGCAATTCGGACACACGTATTCAAATATCTACTGTGAGGAAGATCCTGTCTCAGTAATCGAAGCGATAAAAAAAGGAAAAGTAGATGTGGTGTCAAAACCCCTTTCAATCCCTACCATGGCAAAGATAGGATTGAGGATGTTTTGGAGAAATAACGTAATCTTGAAGCTCAGGAAAAATGCCAATGCTAAGAAGTTACTTGCAAATGAATAA